The following proteins are encoded in a genomic region of Lactiplantibacillus plantarum:
- a CDS encoding MMPL family transporter, protein MKGSRRRFTIQAIVWLVVMVAAIIFLPNISSLVRDKGQTKLPSSAKSQVAQVIQNHWGRNQNNTRQVVVVFNNGDSPLTSDQKQAIDGTIQRFKVQKSKYHVKSMTAASDNAAAKKQLISKDKSTQLLQLMVGKNQTVANMTKNITAGAKTAGVKTYVTGSDILNDDFTQETEAGIQKTEIITVIFIFIVLTLVFRSPITPLVSLLSVGVSFIISLSVVMNLVNKFNFPLSNFTQVFMVVVLFGIGTDYNILLFDQFKEELSHGDSPVAATGRALKIAGRTILYSGSSLLIGFSALGLANFSIYKSAVGVAIAVAILLLVLLTLNPFFMALLGPRLFWPTKKFAGGSTSKMWHGIAASSVRYPIIALVVVLGVSLPFILTYNNELNYDTLAELNDTIPAKKGFQVVQDHFSKGTAEPSTLYIKTDHALNNEKDLKVIDSLTKQLQKVKGVKTVASVTQPGGSQIDQLYVGNQLGTVTSGMKSASKGLTKIGSGLDSANSKLKSADMDGSAKSAKKLADGADEVSSGLNTLNGKTGTLSSGASQLASGSSSLASGLVTYTNGVYTVNNGLNQLNSKTGTLASGVNQLTTGANSLFSGTSTLSSGLDTLNGYKTKISSGTGTLTSGVSQLQTGASALTAGLQKMQTSVNSSVSDATSTANTQKLNDLQKGLEQLNEAMKPLLSTSSTSLPDISGMTTTASTLADNSNAVQNDAANLKTALGELQNSASGVSSVSLSDSDIQTIVDAVNKNGGTALTTQQTAALTAALTAAGKQISQKVESASSSMSSSISSTQTSAQQLQTDLAAMSKTGETLTKELDTLSTLSSELKQLSNLQQLAKKSTEANNGSLEVISKLQSAISGMQQIQSGLNGTNGLVDGSQQITTGLNQLQSGASSLASQLNTYTDGVSTAATGATKVNSGASQVSTGLTSLQGQIPTLTSAISALDSGTNQLAANSSTLNSGASQLASGTASLNSQVPTLVSGVSKLNSGASQVASGNEQMYTSIQSLVGQMKTLQDGLKTASDGTKTINKGVGSANSYLTGLKNSAASKTYYVPKSTLKGKTYKSALKAYMSGNNHATKLTIVLNENPSSKSAMDKVTAIQKQATNSLKGTALDGATIAIGGQTSETNDTQAIASSDFVRTAAIMLVGILIALMVITRSVLQPFYILGTLLLAYIMSLSITRILSNWFLGQSMLTWNTPFFGFIMLIALGVDYSIFLMMKYREFDNSAATPSTRIVRASAVIGAVVLSAALILSGTFAALMPSGVLTLIQVAMVVIIGLIILVFAIPTIIPSLIRLTYPLTDRMEDETTAEKQTKRNRQ, encoded by the coding sequence GTGAAAGGGAGCCGTAGACGTTTTACAATCCAAGCGATTGTTTGGCTAGTTGTGATGGTAGCGGCCATCATCTTCCTGCCAAATATCAGCAGTCTGGTACGTGATAAGGGCCAGACCAAGTTGCCAAGTAGTGCCAAGAGTCAAGTCGCACAAGTCATTCAGAATCATTGGGGGCGTAATCAAAATAATACGCGCCAAGTGGTGGTGGTCTTCAATAATGGTGATTCACCGTTAACGAGTGACCAGAAGCAAGCAATCGATGGGACGATTCAACGCTTCAAAGTGCAGAAATCAAAATATCACGTGAAATCAATGACGGCTGCCAGTGATAATGCTGCTGCCAAAAAGCAATTGATTTCAAAAGACAAATCCACCCAATTACTACAATTAATGGTTGGTAAGAACCAGACCGTCGCGAACATGACCAAGAATATTACGGCCGGTGCTAAAACGGCTGGGGTTAAGACGTACGTGACGGGGAGTGACATCTTAAATGATGACTTCACTCAGGAAACGGAAGCAGGGATTCAGAAGACTGAAATTATTACCGTTATTTTCATTTTCATCGTGTTAACGTTAGTCTTCCGCTCGCCGATTACGCCGTTAGTTTCACTGTTGTCAGTTGGGGTGTCGTTCATTATCTCGCTGAGCGTTGTGATGAACCTCGTTAATAAATTTAACTTTCCATTGTCGAACTTTACCCAAGTCTTTATGGTCGTGGTCTTGTTCGGGATTGGGACCGACTACAATATTCTACTGTTCGATCAATTCAAAGAAGAACTCAGTCATGGCGATAGTCCGGTCGCCGCGACTGGGCGCGCGTTAAAGATTGCCGGACGAACGATTCTATACAGTGGATCGTCACTATTGATTGGGTTTAGTGCCCTCGGGTTAGCGAACTTCTCAATTTACAAGTCAGCGGTTGGGGTTGCCATTGCGGTTGCTATCCTATTGCTCGTCTTGTTAACGTTGAACCCATTCTTCATGGCGTTATTAGGACCACGGTTATTCTGGCCAACGAAGAAGTTTGCTGGTGGTAGTACGAGCAAGATGTGGCACGGCATTGCAGCGTCATCAGTTCGTTACCCAATCATCGCCCTGGTCGTTGTTTTAGGGGTTTCATTGCCATTTATCTTAACGTATAACAATGAGTTGAACTATGATACGTTGGCTGAATTAAACGACACGATTCCAGCGAAGAAGGGCTTCCAAGTTGTTCAGGATCACTTCTCCAAAGGGACGGCTGAACCGTCAACGTTATATATCAAGACGGATCATGCCTTAAACAATGAAAAAGATCTAAAAGTCATCGACAGCTTAACGAAACAGTTACAAAAAGTTAAGGGTGTTAAAACCGTGGCGTCTGTCACCCAACCCGGTGGCTCACAAATCGATCAATTATACGTTGGCAACCAATTAGGCACCGTCACTAGTGGAATGAAGTCTGCTAGCAAAGGGCTAACTAAGATTGGTAGCGGGTTAGATAGTGCCAATAGTAAATTGAAGAGTGCCGATATGGATGGTAGCGCGAAGTCGGCTAAGAAGTTAGCTGATGGGGCGGATGAAGTTTCATCAGGACTCAATACTTTAAATGGTAAGACTGGAACCCTTTCAAGTGGGGCTAGTCAGTTGGCAAGTGGTTCGAGCTCGTTAGCGAGTGGATTAGTTACTTATACTAATGGTGTCTACACGGTCAATAATGGTTTGAACCAGTTGAACAGTAAGACTGGAACGTTGGCTAGTGGAGTTAATCAGTTGACTACAGGTGCCAATAGTCTGTTTAGTGGGACGAGTACTTTGAGTTCTGGGTTAGATACCCTGAATGGGTATAAAACAAAGATCTCTAGTGGAACTGGAACTTTAACTTCTGGAGTTTCACAACTGCAAACTGGTGCATCTGCGTTAACAGCCGGTCTTCAAAAAATGCAGACCAGTGTTAACTCTAGTGTCTCAGATGCGACAAGTACTGCTAATACACAAAAATTAAATGATTTACAAAAAGGTTTAGAGCAATTAAATGAGGCAATGAAACCGTTGCTGTCTACTAGCTCGACTTCGCTACCAGATATTAGTGGAATGACAACAACTGCTTCGACTCTGGCGGACAACAGTAATGCTGTTCAAAACGATGCAGCTAATTTAAAAACAGCTCTGGGTGAATTGCAAAATTCTGCATCTGGAGTAAGCTCCGTTAGCTTAAGTGATAGTGATATTCAAACAATAGTTGATGCAGTCAATAAGAACGGTGGGACGGCATTAACAACACAGCAAACTGCTGCATTAACTGCTGCGTTAACTGCTGCCGGCAAACAAATTAGTCAAAAGGTTGAGAGCGCAAGTTCTTCGATGTCGTCAAGTATTAGCTCAACCCAGACAAGCGCACAGCAGTTGCAAACAGATCTAGCAGCAATGAGTAAGACAGGTGAAACCTTAACTAAGGAGTTGGATACACTCTCGACATTGAGTAGTGAATTGAAGCAGCTATCTAACTTGCAACAATTAGCTAAAAAATCAACGGAGGCTAATAATGGTTCTTTGGAAGTTATCTCAAAGCTGCAATCTGCGATTAGTGGGATGCAACAGATTCAATCTGGCTTAAACGGTACCAATGGATTGGTAGATGGCTCTCAACAAATTACTACTGGCTTGAACCAGCTTCAAAGTGGGGCAAGTTCCTTAGCATCACAATTAAATACGTATACCGATGGCGTCTCAACAGCTGCGACTGGTGCAACTAAAGTCAATAGCGGTGCATCACAAGTGTCAACTGGTTTGACAAGCTTACAAGGGCAAATTCCAACGCTAACGAGTGCCATCAGTGCGCTTGATTCTGGGACTAACCAATTAGCTGCCAACTCTTCAACGTTAAATAGTGGTGCTTCACAATTAGCCAGTGGGACTGCAAGTTTGAACTCGCAAGTACCAACCTTGGTAAGTGGTGTAAGTAAGCTTAACAGTGGTGCCTCGCAAGTGGCCTCTGGTAACGAACAAATGTACACCAGTATCCAGAGCTTAGTGGGTCAGATGAAGACGCTCCAAGATGGTTTGAAGACCGCCAGTGACGGGACTAAGACAATCAACAAGGGTGTTGGCTCAGCTAACAGTTACTTGACTGGTTTGAAGAATTCTGCAGCTTCTAAGACGTATTACGTGCCAAAGAGCACTTTGAAGGGTAAGACTTACAAGTCTGCTTTGAAGGCTTATATGTCTGGTAACAACCACGCAACGAAGTTAACAATCGTCTTGAATGAAAATCCAAGTTCGAAGTCAGCGATGGATAAAGTAACGGCAATTCAAAAGCAAGCGACGAATAGCTTGAAGGGAACTGCGTTAGATGGTGCCACCATTGCGATTGGTGGTCAAACGTCTGAAACGAACGATACCCAAGCAATTGCTTCTAGTGACTTCGTTCGGACCGCTGCAATTATGTTGGTCGGAATCCTGATTGCCTTGATGGTTATCACGCGTTCTGTCTTACAACCGTTCTACATCTTAGGGACTTTGTTATTGGCTTACATTATGTCCTTGAGTATTACACGGATCTTGAGCAACTGGTTCTTGGGTCAAAGCATGTTAACTTGGAACACACCGTTCTTCGGGTTCATCATGTTGATTGCGCTTGGGGTCGACTACAGTATCTTCTTGATGATGAAGTATCGTGAATTTGATAATTCGGCTGCGACACCAAGTACTCGAATTGTCAGAGCTTCCGCCGTCATTGGGGCCGTGGTCTTATCCGCTGCCTTGATCTTGAGTGGGACGTTCGCCGCCTTGATGCCATCCGGTGTCTTGACGTTGATTCAAGTGGCGATGGTTGTGATTATCGGGTTGATTATCCTGGTATTCGCCATCCCAACGATTATTCCAAGTTTGATTCGCTTAACTTATCCGTTGACGGATCGTATGGAAGACGAAACCACTGCTGAAAAGCAGACGAAACGAAATCGTCAATAA
- a CDS encoding TetR/AcrR family transcriptional regulator, whose protein sequence is MTERLIQDSLINLLQHQSLDEITVTAVCKAADINRGTFYAHYEDVKDCMQKMEQDATEELLAVIDKHLNPDSLQAILTGIFEVVKKRHAVTSFILTTDQDFLMSFIATTKREILAHNQAEITGIGNREKEYMFEYYLNGIVGVVRYWLKTGLHESPEELASFINDWWYRGKPVKDLAEH, encoded by the coding sequence ATGACCGAACGCCTAATTCAAGATAGTCTAATCAACTTACTCCAACATCAGTCACTAGATGAGATTACGGTCACTGCTGTCTGCAAGGCCGCAGATATCAACCGGGGCACCTTTTACGCCCATTATGAAGACGTCAAAGATTGCATGCAGAAGATGGAACAAGATGCCACGGAAGAACTGCTAGCTGTTATTGATAAACATCTTAATCCCGACTCTTTACAAGCCATTCTGACGGGAATTTTTGAGGTGGTTAAGAAACGCCACGCCGTTACTTCCTTCATCTTAACAACCGACCAGGATTTTCTGATGAGCTTTATCGCAACAACTAAGCGTGAGATCTTAGCACATAACCAAGCTGAGATCACTGGTATTGGCAATCGCGAAAAAGAGTACATGTTTGAGTATTATCTCAATGGTATCGTTGGTGTTGTCCGTTATTGGTTAAAAACAGGACTACATGAATCACCGGAAGAACTGGCCAGTTTTATCAACGACTGGTGGTACCGAGGAAAACCAGTCAAAGATTTGGCTGAACACTGA
- a CDS encoding GTP pyrophosphokinase, with protein sequence MSTTNSQASADNDQLLPAPPELLQAVDQLKAYSLRYEVAMKLVLDKLDYISREYELRYGYALIDSKQSRIKSPESIVGKMQRKHLPLTLNAVFNNLHDIAGIRLIVRFLSDVKTVENLLATQADIKVLRVKDYIHHPKANGYQSLHLILGVPVYTVDGPSIIEVELQVRTIAMNFWASLEHELNYKKNVPHQDALRASLTKKAQLITELDQEMDDIKQRMYEPKTPPKEV encoded by the coding sequence TTGAGCACAACAAATTCCCAAGCAAGTGCAGATAATGATCAGCTTTTGCCAGCACCCCCGGAACTTTTGCAAGCTGTTGATCAGTTGAAAGCTTATTCGTTACGTTATGAAGTTGCGATGAAGCTCGTTTTAGATAAGTTAGATTATATTAGTCGAGAGTATGAGCTTCGTTACGGCTACGCGTTAATTGATAGCAAGCAGTCCCGGATCAAGTCGCCTGAGAGCATTGTTGGTAAGATGCAACGTAAGCATTTACCGTTAACGTTAAATGCGGTGTTTAATAATTTGCATGATATTGCGGGTATCCGGTTGATTGTTCGTTTCCTAAGCGATGTCAAGACAGTCGAGAATTTATTGGCGACTCAGGCTGACATTAAAGTATTACGAGTGAAGGATTATATTCATCATCCTAAAGCTAATGGCTATCAGAGTTTGCATTTAATCCTCGGGGTGCCGGTCTACACTGTTGATGGGCCGAGCATCATTGAGGTCGAACTACAAGTACGGACGATTGCCATGAACTTTTGGGCGTCGTTGGAGCATGAATTAAATTATAAGAAGAACGTTCCGCATCAGGACGCATTGCGAGCGTCATTGACTAAGAAGGCGCAGTTAATTACGGAGCTGGATCAGGAAATGGACGATATCAAGCAACGGATGTATGAACCTAAGACGCCCCCAAAAGAAGTCTAA
- a CDS encoding FAD-binding oxidoreductase, with translation MTVFRAFSNQEVLDYLATQVTDGQVFTDEETLKKYSFSPRLTDDDSGLALAYVEAHTTKDIQGTLKTARKYHIAVIPQDQTTSTVIGADGLTDSLILSTAKMNRIIEISKADSIAVVEPGVVNGDLDKEARKQGMFYAPDPGSKPISGIGGNVATNAGGMSTVKYGATKDNVLGVKVVLADGREVKLGGRTLKQAFGYDLTQLMIGSEGTLGIITEVIVKLLPIPLGTPVMGVAFFDNMTALAKAVTAIRISGVYPTMLEALDGNTVAALDRYEKTHYAKNSAAMLIFKLDNGGQDSMAVVKKILAEQQANDVKITTEPKEQAALEQLRRDMLPAVFAGQNHIMEDMAVPLSQLAPLMDYIQELSKRLDVEIYTAGHAGDGNVHPTLVWPTSVTEVPEKIIIALQEMFKKTLALGGTISGEHAVGMLKNQWNNAELGEDVDMLQHQIKALFDPMNILNPKRKIN, from the coding sequence TTGACAGTCTTTCGCGCATTTTCTAACCAAGAAGTTTTAGATTATTTAGCAACGCAAGTCACTGACGGGCAGGTCTTCACTGACGAGGAGACGCTGAAAAAATACTCTTTCAGTCCGCGGTTGACCGATGACGATAGTGGCCTTGCCTTAGCCTATGTTGAAGCACATACGACCAAGGACATTCAAGGAACGTTGAAAACGGCCCGTAAATACCACATCGCAGTGATTCCCCAAGACCAAACAACGAGCACTGTTATCGGTGCGGACGGGTTAACGGACAGTCTGATTCTTTCAACCGCCAAGATGAACCGAATCATCGAAATTAGCAAGGCTGATTCCATCGCCGTGGTTGAACCCGGCGTCGTTAACGGTGATCTGGATAAAGAAGCACGCAAGCAGGGTATGTTCTACGCGCCGGACCCTGGTTCTAAGCCCATCTCTGGGATTGGCGGTAATGTGGCGACAAACGCTGGCGGGATGAGTACGGTCAAGTATGGGGCTACTAAGGACAATGTCTTAGGCGTTAAGGTCGTTTTAGCCGATGGTCGCGAAGTTAAGTTAGGCGGTCGGACGCTAAAGCAGGCCTTTGGTTATGATTTAACGCAATTGATGATTGGCTCGGAAGGCACGTTAGGAATCATTACCGAAGTAATCGTTAAACTGTTGCCGATTCCGCTAGGGACCCCCGTGATGGGCGTCGCCTTTTTCGATAATATGACGGCCTTGGCTAAAGCAGTCACGGCGATTCGAATCTCCGGTGTTTATCCAACGATGCTAGAGGCATTGGATGGCAATACGGTTGCGGCACTCGATCGATACGAGAAGACGCACTATGCTAAGAATAGTGCGGCGATGTTGATTTTTAAGCTTGATAATGGTGGTCAGGATAGCATGGCAGTCGTTAAGAAGATACTGGCCGAACAGCAAGCCAACGATGTTAAGATTACGACCGAGCCTAAGGAACAGGCAGCGCTAGAACAATTACGGCGCGATATGCTGCCGGCAGTTTTTGCTGGTCAGAATCATATTATGGAAGATATGGCCGTGCCATTATCGCAATTAGCCCCATTAATGGACTATATTCAAGAACTATCCAAGCGGTTAGACGTCGAAATCTATACGGCTGGACATGCTGGCGATGGTAATGTGCACCCGACCTTAGTGTGGCCAACGTCGGTAACCGAAGTGCCTGAAAAAATCATTATTGCGCTACAAGAAATGTTTAAGAAGACGCTGGCACTTGGTGGGACGATTTCGGGTGAACACGCAGTCGGAATGTTGAAAAATCAATGGAACAATGCCGAATTAGGCGAAGATGTTGATATGTTGCAACATCAGATCAAAGCACTCTTTGACCCGATGAATATTTTGAACCCGAAACGTAAAATCAATTAA
- a CDS encoding LCP family protein, whose translation MRHSASSKLRPVLIAVGIIIVIAFVAIGLIIRQAQARYQSTIYTGNSSTKIDTTKPLSILLLGVDTGADGRIDKGNSDTIMVVTINPQTKKTLITSIPRDSLAEMVGDQDTNVQKLNAAYSIGGSKMAKASVSKLFNVPIDYYATINMGGLKQIVDAVGGVTITSPLNVSFDHITVTKGKHHLNGKQALSYTRMRYQDPRGDYGRQLRQQQVMRAVLAKLAETKTYSRYNQLLTSLKGNLQTDLSFNDLVGLATHDRANMKHIQSTQVIGSPAWINTSSYQILSTKALQQTSDRLRTQLGLSTETLTNMETKLNAKNTVYDGKTNLNYDTQGLDKITYSDNTK comes from the coding sequence ATGCGGCATTCAGCATCTTCAAAATTACGGCCAGTGTTAATTGCGGTCGGCATCATTATCGTTATCGCATTCGTAGCGATTGGCTTAATTATTCGCCAGGCACAGGCGCGCTACCAATCGACGATCTATACGGGAAACAGCAGTACTAAAATCGATACGACTAAGCCACTCAGCATCTTACTACTAGGTGTTGACACCGGGGCAGACGGTCGTATTGATAAGGGAAATTCTGACACCATTATGGTCGTTACGATCAATCCGCAGACCAAGAAAACGCTCATTACCAGCATTCCACGCGATTCATTAGCAGAAATGGTCGGTGATCAGGACACAAATGTTCAAAAACTCAACGCCGCTTACAGTATTGGTGGCTCCAAGATGGCCAAGGCTAGTGTTAGCAAGCTATTCAACGTGCCTATCGATTACTATGCAACTATCAATATGGGCGGTCTCAAACAAATCGTGGATGCCGTTGGAGGCGTGACGATCACTAGTCCACTCAACGTTTCATTCGACCACATCACAGTAACCAAGGGCAAACACCATCTCAATGGTAAACAGGCGCTATCTTATACACGGATGCGTTATCAGGACCCCCGGGGCGACTACGGCCGTCAATTACGGCAACAACAAGTCATGCGGGCGGTTCTCGCCAAACTCGCCGAGACTAAGACCTATAGTCGCTACAATCAATTACTCACTTCACTGAAGGGTAATTTACAAACTGACCTTAGCTTTAACGACCTTGTTGGGTTAGCGACGCATGATCGTGCCAATATGAAACACATCCAGTCGACTCAAGTCATTGGCTCACCCGCTTGGATCAATACGAGTTCCTATCAGATTTTAAGTACAAAGGCCTTGCAACAAACGTCGGACCGCCTTCGGACCCAACTGGGGCTCAGTACTGAGACCCTTACCAACATGGAAACCAAGCTAAATGCCAAGAATACCGTGTATGACGGCAAAACCAATCTCAATTATGATACCCAAGGTTTAGATAAAATCACTTACAGTGATAATACCAAGTGA
- the celB gene encoding PTS cellobiose transporter subunit IIC has translation MSENNNKSSFVNDRLVPFFGKIAGSRHLIALRDGMTLAVPMIIIGSVFMIIAQFPIKGYQTFMANTFGSNWATIVQYPTNASFHIMGLIAVIGISYNLAKSYKVDPISASIVSLGAWFLTIPLNTDKAGALWVPLTQLDSAGLFTALLIGLFITDFYVFMVHRNWTIKMPDSVPPAVSNSFAALVPGFVILFLMWLLRLAVEASPMQSIPNVISFVLAKPLGLLSNTLPGALVAEFVVCILWIFGIHGANVVSGVMQPIWLAAMSQNAEALKAGKALPNVVTQQFFDNFVHMGGSGATLGLAFMIAFVAKSAEFKTLGKLVIGPALFNINEPIVFGLPIVMNYRIAVPFILAPLVNVTTTYIAMSTGLVAKTVGVMVPWTTPPIISGYLATMHISGAVLQIVNIVLDGAIYYFFFKALDRDKVKEEKTFAAKEAAGETVEA, from the coding sequence ATGAGCGAAAACAATAACAAGTCGAGCTTTGTTAATGACCGACTTGTCCCTTTCTTTGGCAAGATTGCTGGTTCTCGTCACTTAATTGCCTTACGTGATGGGATGACATTGGCAGTGCCAATGATTATTATCGGGTCGGTCTTCATGATCATTGCGCAATTCCCTATCAAGGGTTATCAGACCTTTATGGCCAATACCTTTGGTTCGAATTGGGCAACGATCGTCCAATATCCAACTAACGCCTCGTTCCATATCATGGGCTTGATTGCGGTTATTGGGATTTCTTATAACTTGGCAAAGAGTTATAAAGTCGATCCAATCTCTGCCTCAATTGTTTCGTTAGGCGCTTGGTTCTTAACGATTCCATTAAACACCGATAAGGCAGGAGCACTGTGGGTACCATTAACCCAACTTGATTCGGCGGGGTTATTCACGGCGCTACTGATTGGGTTGTTTATTACTGATTTTTACGTTTTCATGGTGCATCGCAATTGGACGATTAAGATGCCTGATAGCGTGCCACCGGCAGTTAGCAACTCGTTTGCAGCCTTAGTACCCGGTTTCGTCATCTTATTCTTGATGTGGTTACTGCGGTTGGCTGTTGAAGCATCACCAATGCAGAGTATTCCTAACGTGATTTCATTCGTCTTAGCTAAACCATTAGGCTTGTTGAGTAACACGTTACCAGGGGCCTTGGTTGCTGAATTCGTTGTATGTATTCTTTGGATTTTCGGGATTCACGGTGCCAACGTGGTTTCTGGGGTCATGCAACCAATCTGGTTAGCTGCGATGTCTCAAAATGCGGAAGCGCTTAAGGCTGGTAAGGCTTTACCAAACGTTGTGACACAACAATTCTTCGACAACTTTGTCCACATGGGTGGTTCCGGTGCGACCTTGGGACTGGCTTTCATGATTGCCTTTGTTGCCAAGAGTGCCGAATTCAAGACATTAGGTAAGCTGGTTATCGGACCCGCATTGTTCAATATCAATGAACCAATTGTCTTCGGGTTGCCAATCGTTATGAACTATCGGATTGCCGTTCCGTTTATCTTGGCACCGTTAGTTAATGTTACGACGACTTACATTGCAATGTCGACGGGCTTAGTTGCAAAGACGGTTGGGGTCATGGTTCCTTGGACGACGCCGCCAATTATCTCTGGTTACTTAGCAACGATGCACATCTCAGGTGCGGTATTACAAATTGTTAATATTGTGCTTGATGGTGCCATCTACTACTTCTTCTTCAAGGCCTTAGATCGTGATAAGGTTAAGGAAGAAAAGACCTTTGCTGCTAAAGAAGCTGCTGGCGAAACGGTCGAAGCTTAA
- a CDS encoding MurR/RpiR family transcriptional regulator, translating to MFSYDQVQQLNRLEIEIYKYIVGHPAEVSTMTIRQLADHSHVSATTILRFLKHMGYDGYAEFKFTLKEQLRQDATQPLAQTVVPMRTFFDRMNLPDITAKLHRVAELVHQARMVVLIGSGTSAGLAAYGSHLFANFGLYSLMISDTSQPHPVQQQDLSDTVFFALSVSGESEDIIEQSVYYRQSGAKVVAITASSHSTLAGIADVVLTYDTPEVQAISGGSTLSQLPVVYYLEQLAMIIQPLT from the coding sequence ATGTTTTCGTACGATCAGGTCCAGCAGTTAAACCGCTTGGAAATTGAAATTTATAAGTATATTGTGGGTCATCCCGCTGAAGTAAGTACTATGACGATTCGACAATTGGCCGACCATAGTCACGTCTCAGCAACGACTATTTTGCGTTTTCTAAAGCACATGGGCTATGATGGCTACGCAGAATTTAAGTTCACATTAAAAGAACAGTTACGGCAAGATGCCACACAACCGTTAGCTCAGACAGTTGTACCGATGCGGACGTTTTTTGACCGCATGAACTTACCCGATATCACGGCTAAACTTCATCGGGTCGCAGAACTGGTTCATCAAGCTCGAATGGTCGTACTGATTGGGTCAGGGACGAGTGCTGGCCTGGCCGCGTATGGCAGCCATTTATTCGCTAACTTTGGTTTATATAGCTTGATGATTAGTGATACGAGTCAGCCCCATCCGGTTCAGCAACAGGATTTATCGGATACCGTCTTTTTCGCACTTTCAGTATCTGGAGAGTCTGAAGATATTATTGAACAAAGCGTTTATTATCGGCAGAGTGGCGCGAAGGTGGTCGCTATTACCGCTAGCAGTCATTCGACGTTAGCTGGGATTGCGGACGTGGTGTTAACTTACGATACCCCGGAAGTTCAAGCAATCAGTGGTGGTAGCACCTTGTCCCAGTTGCCCGTCGTTTATTATCTGGAACAATTAGCTATGATTATTCAGCCATTAACGTAA
- a CDS encoding response regulator transcription factor, producing the protein MKKTILIVEDEGSLSGYLTKELQFEDFNVLVAADGLAAMETYQAHQNELLLILLDWMLPKLDGMEVLRRIRKHDQVPVIIMTARDYVGDKVAGLDNGADDYITKPFEIEELLARIRVIQRRIENQVEPNQVYQLDDVQLDTKAHRVTNGQEEVTLTHREYDLLQFFLAHPDEVFTRDDLLDQVWGADFLGQQNVVDVYVGYLRNKITTTGASPLIQTVRGVGYKLREPMSDAQK; encoded by the coding sequence TTGAAAAAAACGATTTTAATTGTTGAGGATGAAGGTAGCCTATCTGGTTACTTGACTAAAGAACTACAATTTGAGGATTTCAACGTTTTGGTAGCGGCTGACGGTTTGGCAGCTATGGAAACCTACCAAGCGCATCAAAACGAGTTGCTCCTCATCCTGCTAGACTGGATGTTGCCAAAACTTGATGGTATGGAAGTTCTTCGCCGCATTCGCAAACACGATCAAGTACCAGTCATTATTATGACCGCTAGAGATTATGTCGGTGATAAAGTCGCCGGGTTAGATAATGGTGCCGACGACTATATCACCAAACCATTTGAAATCGAAGAATTATTGGCCCGAATCCGGGTTATCCAACGACGCATTGAAAATCAAGTTGAACCCAATCAAGTCTACCAACTGGATGATGTCCAGCTAGATACTAAAGCTCACCGCGTTACTAACGGGCAGGAAGAAGTTACCTTAACTCACCGTGAATATGATTTGCTGCAATTCTTCCTCGCTCATCCCGACGAAGTCTTTACCCGTGATGACTTGCTTGACCAAGTCTGGGGCGCCGACTTTCTCGGTCAGCAAAATGTCGTTGACGTTTATGTCGGTTATTTACGTAATAAAATCACGACAACCGGCGCCTCCCCACTCATTCAAACGGTGCGCGGCGTCGGGTATAAACTAAGGGAGCCGATGTCTGATGCCCAAAAATAA